In the Caldisalinibacter kiritimatiensis genome, one interval contains:
- a CDS encoding protein kinase domain-containing protein, with product MIGKVITGKWNNNKYKVLKEIGRGSIGVVYKVTDDNGNVKALKISKDFSSITREYNNIKRLKGYKFVPRVYELDDYKEGNNTFNFFVMEYIYGDDLKAFIKKHNFNEKDVLGIGIILLDILQKAYKEGCLYGDLKLENILIDKKNSRVMLVDFGGLIDKDKCLKEYTPTYNPTSWDIKSDIDKQATIIFSISMLMTSMILKKEFSPFKYTLKDVISIVKALKVNEKLKKTIIKGLNVKYKSIRVFKNDLKMVLDCLKSNKNTRAHFIDAVDIFLISSICFFVFVIVIVFTRV from the coding sequence ATGATAGGCAAGGTGATTACTGGGAAGTGGAACAATAATAAATATAAGGTATTAAAAGAGATAGGTAGAGGTAGCATAGGAGTAGTATACAAAGTAACAGATGACAATGGAAATGTTAAAGCCTTAAAAATAAGCAAAGATTTTAGCTCTATTACTAGGGAATATAATAACATAAAGAGATTAAAAGGGTATAAGTTTGTACCTAGAGTATATGAATTAGACGATTATAAAGAAGGAAATAATACTTTTAATTTTTTTGTAATGGAATACATATATGGAGATGATTTAAAAGCTTTTATTAAAAAACATAACTTTAATGAAAAAGATGTATTAGGAATTGGAATTATTTTATTAGATATTTTACAAAAAGCTTATAAAGAAGGATGCTTGTATGGGGATTTAAAATTAGAAAATATCTTAATAGATAAAAAAAATAGTAGAGTAATGCTAGTTGATTTCGGAGGTTTAATAGATAAAGACAAATGTTTAAAGGAATATACCCCAACATATAACCCTACATCCTGGGATATTAAATCAGATATAGATAAACAAGCTACTATTATATTTAGTATTTCAATGCTAATGACTAGTATGATTTTAAAAAAGGAGTTTAGTCCATTTAAATATACTCTAAAAGATGTAATCTCTATAGTAAAAGCTTTAAAAGTCAATGAAAAATTAAAAAAGACAATAATAAAAGGGCTAAATGTAAAATATAAAAGCATAAGAGTATTTAAAAATGACTTAAAAATGGTATTAGATTGTTTAAAATCAAATAAAAATACAAGAGCACATTTCATTGATGCAGTAGACATTTTTCTTATATCTAGTATTTGTTTTTTTGTTTTTGTAATAGTTATAGTTTTTACTAGAGTTTAA
- a CDS encoding vWA domain-containing protein, whose translation MEKTIKFRQVILVTDGQSNVGCDPVEVARQANNEGIIVNTIGIVNDRQNEEPLLEIQRIAGEGGGVWELTDINNLSRTMEMVTQKSVYKTIEETVNKELKQILGEDIENIHPDSRKKIIDIIDKLGEEANIRCCIVLDSSGSMSKKINIAKNSILNLLRVLKGRKGKTEIAVIAYPGKKDQIYQIISGLTEDINELERKLSKIEVGGMTPTGLALKKAIEILIGVKQEEIVESNIV comes from the coding sequence GTTGAAGTGGCTAGACAAGCTAATAACGAAGGAATAATAGTAAATACAATAGGTATAGTAAATGACAGACAAAACGAAGAGCCTTTGCTAGAAATACAAAGGATAGCTGGTGAAGGTGGAGGGGTTTGGGAATTAACTGATATCAATAATTTATCTAGAACCATGGAAATGGTAACTCAAAAATCTGTATATAAAACAATTGAAGAAACAGTAAATAAAGAATTAAAACAGATTTTAGGGGAGGATATTGAGAATATACATCCTGACTCGAGGAAGAAAATAATAGATATAATAGACAAATTAGGAGAAGAAGCAAATATTAGATGCTGTATAGTACTTGATAGTAGTGGAAGTATGTCTAAGAAAATAAATATTGCTAAAAACAGCATATTAAATTTATTAAGGGTTTTAAAAGGTAGAAAGGGAAAAACTGAAATAGCTGTTATAGCTTATCCAGGAAAAAAAGATCAAATATATCAAATTATATCAGGGCTTACGGAAGACATTAATGAATTAGAAAGAAAGCTTTCAAAAATAGAGGTAGGAGGTATGACCCCGACGGGATTAGCATTGAAAAAGGCTATAGAAATTTTAATAGGAGTCAAGCAAGAAGAAATTGTAGAAAGCAACATTGTATAA